Proteins encoded within one genomic window of Elusimicrobiota bacterium:
- a CDS encoding indolepyruvate oxidoreductase subunit beta: protein MTTTNIKVTNILFSGVGGQGIILGSDIISLAAMYSGFDAKKSEIHGMSQRGGSVFSHVRYGNKVYSPVIPEGQADILVALEEMESLRWLEYVSPKTAVVYVKYRVLPANIEKYPEGIDAELRARFAKVVAVDPKELTQKIGNQKYLNVAILGVIAEMLEGITSDAWKSAITALVPKSTDAANLAAFEIGKQI from the coding sequence ATGACAACCACAAATATTAAGGTAACGAATATCCTGTTCTCCGGAGTTGGCGGGCAAGGGATTATCCTTGGAAGCGATATTATATCGTTAGCCGCGATGTACTCCGGGTTTGACGCAAAGAAAAGCGAAATCCACGGGATGTCGCAACGCGGCGGGTCGGTATTCTCACATGTACGGTACGGTAACAAAGTATATTCTCCCGTGATCCCCGAAGGACAGGCGGATATCCTCGTCGCGTTGGAAGAAATGGAATCGCTCCGGTGGCTTGAGTATGTTTCACCAAAAACTGCGGTGGTGTATGTCAAATACCGTGTCTTACCGGCAAACATTGAGAAGTATCCTGAAGGTATTGACGCGGAACTACGCGCACGGTTCGCCAAAGTCGTGGCAGTTGATCCAAAAGAGTTGACACAAAAAATTGGTAACCAAAAATATCTTAACGTCGCGATCCTGGGCGTAATCGCCGAAATGCTCGAAGGTATTACCTCCGATGCGTGGAAGTCAGCGATCACCGCGTTGGTTCCAAAAAGTACTGATGCCGCCAACCTCGCTGCGTTTGAAATTGGAAAACAAATATAG
- a CDS encoding ACT domain-containing protein — translation MNIKQVSVFIENQKGRLAEVTKVLADNGINIRALALADTADFGVLRLIVNDTEKCVATLKKNNFVAQVTEVTAVEVDDQPGGLAKMLSLFDKQGINVEYMYATVEKKSDRAIVVFRFDNPKSALETLKKNGISIVTEDIIKNL, via the coding sequence ATGAACATAAAACAAGTATCGGTGTTTATTGAGAACCAAAAAGGCAGGCTCGCGGAAGTAACAAAAGTCTTAGCGGATAATGGTATCAACATCCGCGCACTAGCTTTGGCGGATACCGCTGATTTCGGTGTCCTGCGGTTGATTGTAAATGATACGGAAAAATGCGTTGCTACGCTGAAGAAAAACAATTTTGTTGCGCAAGTAACCGAAGTAACCGCTGTTGAAGTTGACGACCAACCCGGCGGTCTTGCGAAAATGCTGTCCCTTTTTGATAAACAGGGGATCAATGTTGAGTATATGTACGCTACGGTTGAGAAAAAAAGTGATAGAGCGATTGTGGTGTTCCGGTTTGATAACCCGAAATCCGCACTGGAAACGTTAAAGAAAAACGGTATTTCTATTGTTACGGAAGATATCATAAAAAACCTGTAA
- a CDS encoding aldo/keto reductase, whose product MKYRKLGSLPWEVSALGFGCMRLPTSGFLKRVDEKYAIEIIRHGIDLGINYVDSAWLYHFGQSEQVLGKALRDGYRAKVKIATKLPVFMTNTAADFDKFLNSQLKRLQTDCIDLYLFHMLDNGAFEKMKKLNLLDKMEAAKKQGKIKHIGFSIHDTLPVFKKIIDHYAWDMTQIQYNYMDTGIQATTEGLEYAYKKGIAVVVMEPLKGGQLVNPPKEAVDVMSRSTIKRSPVDWALQFLWNRPEVACVLSGMGNKKMVDENCECADTSGIGSLSAEENAVITELAAIYRKQIVVPCTACQYCMPCPSGVNIPQNFALLNNRGVDHRGTVGNRITQWLIYSKYRGLSKKRGRPGKDGKFDTNGRASLCTRCNKCVPKCPQHIQIPDELQKVIAVFEKGKRGTL is encoded by the coding sequence ATGAAATACCGCAAGCTTGGAAGTTTACCGTGGGAAGTATCGGCGTTAGGGTTCGGATGTATGCGTTTACCGACCTCCGGGTTTCTCAAACGGGTAGACGAAAAGTATGCAATTGAAATTATCCGTCACGGGATTGACCTCGGGATAAACTATGTGGATTCCGCGTGGTTGTACCATTTTGGGCAAAGCGAGCAGGTGTTGGGGAAAGCGTTACGCGACGGTTACCGCGCAAAAGTTAAAATTGCAACCAAACTACCGGTGTTCATGACAAACACCGCTGCTGATTTCGACAAGTTTCTCAACAGCCAGCTTAAACGGTTGCAGACGGATTGTATTGACCTTTACTTATTCCACATGCTGGACAACGGCGCGTTTGAAAAAATGAAGAAACTCAACCTGCTCGATAAAATGGAAGCAGCGAAGAAACAGGGCAAAATCAAGCATATAGGGTTCTCCATACACGACACGTTACCGGTATTCAAAAAAATTATTGACCATTACGCTTGGGATATGACGCAGATACAGTATAACTATATGGACACCGGAATCCAGGCGACTACTGAAGGGTTGGAGTACGCGTACAAAAAAGGGATTGCTGTTGTTGTGATGGAACCTCTCAAAGGCGGACAGCTGGTGAACCCGCCGAAGGAAGCCGTTGATGTAATGTCCCGTTCAACAATTAAACGTTCGCCGGTAGACTGGGCACTACAATTTTTGTGGAACCGCCCGGAAGTTGCGTGTGTCCTCAGTGGTATGGGTAACAAAAAAATGGTAGACGAAAACTGTGAATGTGCTGACACGTCGGGTATCGGGAGTTTGTCAGCAGAAGAAAACGCGGTGATCACCGAGCTTGCTGCGATTTATCGTAAACAAATCGTAGTACCTTGTACCGCATGCCAGTACTGCATGCCCTGCCCGTCAGGAGTGAACATTCCGCAAAACTTTGCGTTGCTCAACAACCGCGGAGTTGACCACCGGGGTACTGTCGGCAACCGTATAACACAATGGCTTATCTACAGCAAGTACCGCGGACTCTCAAAAAAACGCGGACGGCCGGGAAAAGACGGGAAATTTGATACTAACGGCCGCGCGTCGTTGTGTACCCGTTGCAACAAATGCGTGCCAAAATGCCCGCAGCATATACAAATACCTGATGAACTACAAAAAGTTATTGCAGTATTTGAAAAAGGCAAGCGCGGCACATTATAG
- a CDS encoding amidohydrolase family protein, with the protein MLIDIHAHIFPDKIAKQAVEKLSQATGGEKYYSDGTLTGLQKLMQAHGVTLSVNQPVATAPEQVEAINRKMITTNHHHSNVTCFGAMHPDYPNPAAELEFIAKNGVRGIKLHPEYQDFYPDDDMRLYKIYDACVKYNLIILIHAGRDIAYADVHGTPERLKPITEIKGLKLILAHLGGWRMWDDVEKHLIGTSAYFDTAYVQEMDRVQMKRIILNHGADKILFGTDSPWETAEHMKSIFDGLGLSADQLENIYYKNAQALLGIKK; encoded by the coding sequence ATGCTGATAGATATCCACGCGCATATATTCCCGGATAAAATAGCAAAACAGGCAGTTGAAAAACTCTCGCAGGCAACCGGCGGCGAAAAGTATTACAGCGACGGTACACTTACGGGATTACAAAAGTTAATGCAGGCACACGGTGTAACATTATCAGTCAACCAGCCCGTAGCAACTGCACCGGAACAGGTTGAAGCGATTAACCGTAAGATGATCACTACCAACCACCATCACAGCAATGTCACCTGTTTTGGAGCAATGCATCCCGACTACCCGAACCCTGCAGCGGAACTTGAATTTATTGCAAAAAACGGGGTTAGAGGTATTAAACTTCATCCGGAATACCAGGACTTTTATCCGGATGACGATATGCGGTTATACAAAATATACGACGCGTGTGTAAAATATAACCTCATAATCCTTATTCACGCAGGAAGAGACATCGCGTATGCTGATGTCCACGGAACACCGGAACGGTTAAAACCTATTACTGAGATAAAGGGATTAAAACTTATCCTCGCGCATCTCGGCGGGTGGCGTATGTGGGACGATGTAGAAAAACATTTAATTGGCACCTCCGCGTATTTTGATACCGCGTATGTCCAGGAAATGGACCGCGTGCAGATGAAACGTATTATCCTCAACCACGGCGCGGATAAAATACTTTTTGGTACAGACTCCCCGTGGGAAACTGCGGAACATATGAAATCCATCTTTGACGGATTAGGGTTATCAGCAGACCAGCTCGAAAATATTTACTACAAAAACGCGCAGGCATTACTGGGAATAAAAAAGTAA
- a CDS encoding phenylacetate--CoA ligase, with the protein MTTIWDEKHETMPRAEMSELQGKRLASIVNTVYNKVEFYHKKFDTAGVKPEQIKSLDDIQKLPFTTKTDMREVYPWGLLAVDKSEIIEIHTSSGTTGTPVVDAYTRNDIALWAEVMTRTLVLGEVTKNDIIQNAYGYGLFTGGLGIHHGGLNLGATVIPISGGNTKRQLQVLRDFKPTVLTCTPSYALYLAEAGREEGMDFKKTSLRVGFFGAEPWSENMRKEIEANLHIKALDIFGLTEIIGPGVGNECIHQCGIHLFEDVFYPEIINPETGKVLPDGEKGELVFTTLTKEGTPVIRYRTRDITFLNHEKCKCGRTSVRMNRILGRTDDMLIIRGVNVFPSQIEEVLLKLEGIEPHYQLIVDRREHLDVLEVQVEMNDKLFSDEIKNLAGIEKKIESELYKTLNIHTKVKLAEPKSIPRSEGKAKRIVDKRTI; encoded by the coding sequence ATGACTACCATTTGGGATGAAAAACATGAAACTATGCCAAGGGCGGAGATGTCCGAACTGCAAGGCAAACGGTTGGCAAGTATTGTCAACACCGTGTATAACAAAGTAGAGTTTTACCACAAAAAATTTGATACTGCCGGAGTTAAACCCGAACAAATAAAGTCATTAGACGATATCCAAAAATTGCCGTTCACCACAAAAACCGATATGCGCGAAGTATACCCCTGGGGCTTACTCGCAGTGGATAAATCCGAGATTATCGAGATCCACACATCTTCAGGGACAACGGGAACGCCAGTAGTGGATGCTTATACGCGTAACGACATAGCGTTATGGGCAGAGGTTATGACACGTACTCTTGTCCTTGGTGAAGTAACAAAAAACGATATTATCCAAAACGCGTACGGGTATGGATTATTCACCGGCGGGCTTGGGATCCACCATGGCGGGTTAAACCTAGGCGCAACTGTGATCCCTATTTCCGGAGGTAATACCAAGCGCCAGTTACAGGTACTTCGCGATTTTAAACCAACCGTTCTCACATGCACACCATCCTATGCGCTGTACTTAGCGGAAGCCGGACGTGAAGAAGGTATGGACTTTAAAAAAACTTCATTGCGGGTAGGATTCTTCGGTGCGGAACCGTGGAGCGAAAATATGAGAAAAGAGATAGAAGCAAATCTTCATATAAAAGCCTTGGACATCTTTGGCCTGACCGAAATCATTGGCCCCGGTGTGGGTAATGAGTGCATACACCAATGCGGCATCCATTTGTTTGAAGACGTTTTTTATCCAGAAATAATTAACCCGGAAACCGGTAAAGTATTACCTGACGGCGAAAAAGGCGAACTTGTGTTCACAACGTTAACCAAAGAAGGTACCCCGGTGATACGCTACCGCACAAGAGATATCACGTTTTTGAACCACGAAAAGTGTAAATGCGGGCGTACATCTGTACGGATGAACCGTATCCTTGGCCGTACGGACGATATGCTGATTATCCGCGGAGTAAACGTTTTCCCATCGCAGATCGAGGAAGTATTACTTAAACTTGAAGGCATTGAACCGCATTACCAGCTTATCGTTGACCGCAGGGAGCATCTTGACGTACTTGAAGTACAGGTCGAGATGAACGACAAACTTTTCTCAGATGAAATAAAAAATCTTGCAGGTATAGAGAAAAAAATTGAGTCCGAACTATACAAAACATTGAATATTCACACAAAAGTAAAACTTGCGGAACCAAAATCTATTCCCCGCAGTGAAGGCAAAGCAAAGCGTATAGTAGATAAACGTACGATATAA
- a CDS encoding alpha/beta hydrolase, with amino-acid sequence MLYKIKNIILFSVLNIFIVFINNASSETVKQNGGISTTRIEFKLIHRSTPTVVFETGLGATMESFNKTVNEIGKTNTVFAYNRPGYGKSAKHSTSRTGATIVDELRAFLQNKELYPPYILAGHSVGGLYMQLFARKYPDEIAGLILIDPTHPTQFENVGAIENQPKLVQLLFNLWLSPAAKAEFAELKNTGTEVLSLPTPNNIPIIILSVEDKGNTELARFTNNKRKDFSRLYPTSKQIWLSGRHDIPRQNPGAITYAIRDILEKLRRKYDKILNND; translated from the coding sequence ATGTTGTATAAAATAAAAAATATTATATTATTTTCAGTATTGAACATCTTTATTGTTTTTATAAACAACGCTTCTTCTGAAACTGTCAAACAAAACGGCGGTATATCTACTACCAGAATAGAATTTAAGCTTATTCACCGGTCCACTCCCACCGTAGTGTTTGAAACCGGCCTGGGTGCGACAATGGAAAGTTTTAATAAAACCGTCAACGAAATTGGGAAAACCAACACAGTATTCGCGTACAACCGTCCCGGGTACGGGAAAAGTGCGAAACATTCTACCTCCCGTACCGGAGCAACAATCGTAGACGAGCTCCGCGCGTTTCTGCAGAATAAAGAATTGTACCCGCCTTACATTTTGGCTGGCCATTCAGTAGGCGGGTTGTACATGCAGCTTTTCGCAAGGAAGTATCCCGATGAAATCGCGGGGCTTATTCTCATTGACCCGACTCATCCCACACAGTTTGAAAACGTTGGTGCGATAGAAAACCAACCGAAACTCGTACAGTTATTGTTCAACCTTTGGCTTTCTCCTGCGGCAAAAGCGGAGTTTGCAGAACTCAAAAATACCGGAACGGAAGTCTTGAGTTTACCAACACCAAACAACATACCCATTATAATTCTTAGCGTTGAAGACAAGGGGAACACCGAGCTCGCTCGGTTCACAAATAATAAACGTAAAGATTTCTCGCGCCTATATCCAACCAGCAAGCAGATATGGCTTTCCGGTAGGCACGACATTCCGCGGCAAAACCCAGGAGCTATCACTTATGCGATCCGCGATATATTGGAAAAACTCCGCAGGAAGTATGATAAGATATTGAACAATGATTAA
- a CDS encoding FMN-binding glutamate synthase family protein — protein MNLRKPNGNEATKTFNRSKSIVPMSGLCNTCLDGCKGGCEVWLSSFRGREVLYPGPFGEVTSGADKDYPVDYSHLNIQGYARGAKGLPEGVAANPDTTKFHDVNTETEYGWGKKVKMRIPVFTGALGSTEIARKNWEHFAVGAAISGITLVCGENVCGIDPELELDSFGKITKCPDMDRRIGVYRRYNEGYGEILVQMNVEDTRFGVAEYILNKHKLETIELKWGQGAKCIGGEIKVKSLERAIELKKRGYIVTPDPELPEIQAAFDDGAITEFERHSRLGFIDKESFMKEIDRLRKLGFKRITLKTGAYSMVELAMALRWGSEAELDLLTIDGAPGGTGMSPWSMMNEWGIPTFYLEALTYEFADKLTKKGLRVPDIAIAGGFSNEEGVFKALAMGSPYIKAVCMGRAIMIPGMVGKNIENWIKENNLPKTVSKYGSTPEELFVCYEEVKKKYGDEIKNMPLGAVGMFTFAQKLKVGLQQLMAGSRNFRISTISRNDLMSLTEEATKISGIPYVMQAYREEAEKYLNS, from the coding sequence ATGAATCTAAGGAAACCGAATGGTAATGAAGCAACAAAAACATTTAACCGTTCAAAAAGTATTGTACCGATGTCAGGTTTGTGTAATACCTGCCTTGATGGTTGCAAAGGCGGGTGTGAAGTCTGGCTTTCATCTTTCAGAGGCAGAGAAGTTCTTTATCCGGGACCGTTTGGTGAGGTAACCAGTGGCGCTGATAAAGATTATCCTGTTGATTATTCACACCTTAATATTCAGGGTTATGCAAGAGGAGCAAAAGGATTGCCGGAAGGTGTTGCCGCTAACCCTGATACCACAAAGTTCCATGATGTAAATACGGAGACAGAATACGGGTGGGGTAAGAAAGTTAAGATGCGTATCCCTGTTTTTACAGGAGCATTGGGTTCAACGGAAATAGCACGCAAAAACTGGGAACATTTTGCTGTAGGTGCTGCGATATCCGGTATTACCCTTGTCTGCGGGGAAAATGTCTGCGGGATCGATCCGGAACTAGAACTTGATAGTTTTGGGAAAATAACAAAATGTCCGGATATGGACAGAAGAATAGGTGTGTATAGAAGATATAACGAAGGATACGGCGAAATTCTTGTGCAGATGAATGTTGAAGATACAAGGTTCGGCGTAGCGGAATATATCCTGAATAAACATAAACTTGAAACTATTGAGTTAAAATGGGGGCAAGGCGCAAAATGTATCGGCGGAGAGATAAAGGTTAAATCCCTGGAAAGAGCTATTGAACTAAAAAAAAGAGGGTATATTGTCACCCCTGACCCGGAACTTCCTGAAATCCAGGCAGCATTTGATGATGGTGCAATTACGGAATTTGAAAGACATTCAAGGTTAGGTTTTATTGATAAAGAATCGTTTATGAAGGAAATCGATCGTCTGAGAAAACTGGGGTTTAAGAGGATCACATTAAAGACCGGTGCGTACTCAATGGTAGAACTCGCAATGGCGCTACGCTGGGGTTCTGAAGCTGAACTAGACTTGCTTACAATAGACGGCGCTCCCGGGGGTACCGGAATGAGTCCGTGGTCTATGATGAATGAATGGGGAATACCGACATTTTACCTTGAAGCTCTTACTTACGAATTTGCTGATAAGTTAACAAAAAAAGGGTTGAGAGTCCCCGATATCGCTATTGCCGGAGGATTTTCAAATGAGGAAGGTGTATTTAAAGCACTTGCTATGGGCAGTCCGTACATAAAAGCAGTATGCATGGGAAGGGCAATTATGATTCCCGGGATGGTAGGGAAAAATATTGAAAATTGGATAAAAGAAAATAATTTGCCGAAAACAGTCTCAAAATACGGTAGTACACCCGAAGAATTGTTTGTATGTTACGAAGAAGTAAAGAAGAAGTATGGAGATGAAATTAAAAACATGCCTTTGGGTGCAGTCGGGATGTTTACGTTTGCACAGAAATTAAAAGTAGGGCTTCAGCAGTTAATGGCGGGAAGCCGAAATTTTAGGATTTCTACTATTTCCCGGAATGATCTTATGTCACTAACAGAGGAGGCAACAAAGATTTCTGGTATTCCGTATGTGATGCAGGCATACAGGGAAGAAGCTGAGAAATATTTGAATTCATGA
- a CDS encoding NAD+ synthase has translation MKVEGAKMVRIGCAQINCTVGDLEGNTKKILEFIELSREKDIDILIFPELAITGYPPEDLLFNPGFIKENIAKLKEITNNVGDCAVLVGFVDSQGKKIYNAVSLIHKYEIKGVYQKMLLPNYGIFDEKRYFQAGNNPLLFEMHGNIFGVNICEDIWHEDGPTKTQVLNGARCILSLNASPYNMGKLKSREDILCSQAQKNGVYIAYVNLVGGQDEIVFDGQSMVINPYGKIMCKAEAFKEDLMITDLETGIEKMPFVTTKNTGLPVIPIKKEVVTNKPVIPERKTKKLEILEEVYSALVLGLKDYVTKNGFKKTVLGLSGGIDSSIVAALAVDALGKDNVTGIFMPTRYSSVESKTDVCSLTEKLGIKLLNFSIEPIYHLYLMLLEPYFGGNKRNVAEENLQARIRANVLMAFSNKFGWLVLSTGNKSEVSTGYATLYGDMAGGLAVIKDVPKTLVYKLAEYRNTIGSVIPENVFVKEPTAELRFNQKDSDVLPPYEVLDDILEGYVEHNRSLEEILLKGYPADVVARVISMVNKSEYKRKQAAPGIKVTTKAFGKERRMPITNKFRG, from the coding sequence TTGAAAGTTGAGGGAGCAAAGATGGTGCGGATAGGTTGTGCTCAAATTAACTGTACTGTTGGAGACCTGGAAGGGAATACTAAAAAAATACTTGAATTCATAGAGTTATCCCGAGAGAAGGACATAGACATTCTTATTTTCCCGGAACTTGCTATTACCGGCTATCCTCCTGAAGACCTGTTGTTTAATCCTGGGTTTATAAAAGAAAATATAGCTAAGTTGAAAGAAATTACAAATAATGTCGGGGACTGCGCGGTTTTAGTTGGGTTTGTTGATTCTCAGGGTAAAAAAATATATAACGCGGTGTCTCTCATACATAAATATGAGATAAAAGGTGTTTATCAAAAGATGCTGCTTCCAAATTACGGTATATTTGATGAAAAACGGTATTTTCAAGCCGGTAACAACCCGTTGTTGTTTGAAATGCATGGGAATATATTTGGAGTAAATATCTGCGAAGATATCTGGCATGAAGACGGCCCGACTAAAACACAGGTATTGAACGGTGCACGGTGTATTCTCAGCCTGAACGCTTCTCCTTATAATATGGGCAAGCTAAAATCAAGGGAGGATATTCTCTGCAGCCAAGCACAAAAGAATGGGGTGTATATCGCATACGTTAATCTTGTTGGCGGCCAGGATGAAATTGTATTCGACGGACAGAGTATGGTAATAAACCCATACGGAAAAATTATGTGTAAAGCAGAAGCGTTTAAGGAAGACCTTATGATAACCGACCTGGAAACAGGTATTGAGAAGATGCCTTTTGTGACTACGAAGAATACGGGATTACCTGTAATCCCGATTAAAAAAGAAGTTGTTACTAATAAACCAGTTATTCCGGAGAGGAAAACTAAGAAGTTGGAAATACTGGAAGAAGTATACAGTGCGCTTGTGCTTGGATTAAAAGATTATGTTACAAAAAACGGTTTTAAGAAAACAGTGCTGGGCTTAAGCGGAGGTATTGATTCATCAATTGTCGCTGCTTTAGCCGTTGATGCGTTAGGTAAGGATAATGTCACGGGAATATTTATGCCAACGAGATATTCATCGGTTGAATCAAAGACCGATGTCTGCAGCCTCACAGAGAAGCTTGGGATAAAACTGTTAAATTTTTCAATTGAACCAATTTATCATCTGTACCTTATGCTGCTTGAACCGTATTTTGGAGGAAATAAAAGAAATGTTGCGGAAGAAAATCTGCAGGCGCGTATAAGGGCAAATGTATTGATGGCGTTTTCCAATAAATTTGGATGGCTGGTTCTCAGCACTGGCAATAAATCTGAAGTAAGTACCGGTTATGCAACACTATACGGCGATATGGCAGGTGGGCTTGCGGTTATCAAGGATGTCCCAAAGACGCTTGTTTATAAACTGGCAGAATACAGGAATACTATCGGCAGTGTAATCCCTGAAAATGTTTTTGTTAAAGAACCAACTGCGGAATTAAGGTTTAACCAGAAAGATAGTGATGTGCTTCCTCCATATGAAGTCCTTGATGATATTTTAGAAGGATATGTTGAGCATAATAGAAGTTTAGAAGAAATATTGTTGAAGGGTTACCCCGCAGATGTAGTTGCCCGTGTAATTAGTATGGTTAACAAAAGTGAGTACAAGAGAAAACAGGCGGCTCCTGGTATTAAAGTTACCACAAAAGCATTCGGGAAAGAGAGAAGAATGCCGATCACAAATAAGTTTAGGGGTTAA
- a CDS encoding NAD(P)H-dependent oxidoreductase produces the protein MKITVILGHPGKESFNHAIATAAVEQLITAGHSVTFHDLYTEKFDPILPLDEIPKHGKVDPKIQQYCTEIVDADGLVVVHPNWWGQPPAIVKGWIDRVLRAGVAYEFVEGDNGAGLPKGLLKLRAAVIFNTSNTPGEREHTVFCDPLQLTWKNCITDLCGAKTFYRTTFSPIVDSTLEQRKKWLIEVRNVVDKQFK, from the coding sequence ATGAAAATAACCGTTATCCTTGGCCATCCCGGGAAAGAAAGTTTTAACCACGCGATTGCTACTGCTGCGGTAGAACAATTAATCACCGCCGGGCACTCCGTCACTTTCCACGACCTATATACGGAAAAGTTCGACCCCATACTCCCGTTAGACGAAATTCCAAAACACGGGAAAGTTGACCCAAAAATTCAACAGTACTGCACCGAAATCGTTGACGCAGACGGCCTCGTAGTTGTACACCCCAACTGGTGGGGCCAACCCCCGGCAATTGTTAAAGGCTGGATTGACCGCGTGCTCCGTGCAGGAGTAGCGTACGAGTTTGTTGAAGGAGATAACGGCGCGGGCTTGCCAAAAGGACTACTCAAACTCCGCGCTGCGGTTATATTCAACACCTCAAACACGCCGGGCGAGAGGGAACACACTGTGTTTTGCGACCCGCTGCAGTTAACCTGGAAAAACTGTATTACCGATTTGTGCGGTGCAAAAACGTTTTACCGTACAACCTTCAGCCCGATTGTTGATAGTACATTGGAACAACGTAAAAAGTGGTTGATTGAAGTTAGGAATGTTGTAGACAAACAGTTTAAGTAA
- a CDS encoding CTP synthase — MNKSKYIFVTGGVVSSLGKGITAASIGNLLQSCGLKVNIIKIDPYLNIDPGTMSPFQHGEVFVTDDGAETDLDLGHYERFMGINVTKESNFTSGIIYDSIITKERKGEFLGGTVQVIPHVTDEIKARIKKSGENNDVVIVEIGGTTGDIEGLPFLEAIRQMKMDLGQDNVCYVHVTLIPYLRASEELKTKPTQQSVAKLREIGIDPQIIVCRTEKTISSEMKKKIALFCNVQEKAVIEEKDVAYSIYEVPLMLYHQGVDKLILDMLHLKGRVCNLTEWENLLDKIQSCKNTVNIAIAGKYTHLKDAYKSIWEALTHGAIANGVKINIKYVDVEKDNLAEVLKNVSGILVPGGFGDRGIEGKLEVVRYARENKVPYFGLCLGMQCAVIEFARNVCKLKNANSTEFNINTPYPVIDMMEEQKKLFNKGGTMRLGQYRCKIQKGSLAFKAYKNELVYERHRHRYEFNNTFKKQLMDNGLNITGEYEEKHLAEIIELKDHPWFVGVQFHPEFKSRPTKPQPLFRDFIKASVSFAGK; from the coding sequence ATGAATAAATCTAAATACATTTTTGTTACCGGCGGAGTTGTTTCTTCGCTAGGAAAGGGTATCACGGCTGCTTCCATAGGAAACCTTCTGCAAAGTTGCGGGCTTAAGGTTAATATAATCAAGATCGATCCGTATTTAAATATAGATCCCGGTACTATGAGCCCTTTCCAGCACGGGGAAGTGTTTGTAACGGATGACGGTGCGGAAACGGATCTTGACCTGGGGCATTATGAGAGGTTCATGGGTATTAATGTAACGAAGGAAAGTAATTTTACCAGCGGGATAATTTATGACAGTATTATTACAAAAGAGAGAAAAGGCGAGTTTCTCGGAGGTACCGTACAGGTAATTCCTCATGTTACAGATGAAATAAAAGCACGGATAAAAAAATCGGGTGAAAACAACGATGTTGTTATAGTTGAAATAGGAGGTACCACCGGTGATATAGAAGGACTGCCGTTTTTGGAAGCAATCAGGCAGATGAAGATGGACCTCGGTCAGGATAATGTGTGTTATGTCCATGTAACCCTTATACCATACTTGCGCGCATCGGAAGAACTTAAAACAAAACCTACACAGCAAAGTGTTGCTAAGTTAAGAGAAATTGGTATAGATCCGCAGATAATAGTATGCCGGACTGAAAAAACTATCTCATCTGAGATGAAAAAGAAAATCGCGCTTTTCTGTAATGTCCAGGAAAAAGCTGTAATTGAAGAAAAAGATGTTGCATACAGTATTTACGAAGTACCGCTTATGCTTTATCACCAGGGCGTAGATAAACTGATACTCGATATGCTTCACTTAAAGGGCAGGGTATGTAACTTAACAGAATGGGAAAACCTATTGGATAAAATACAAAGCTGTAAAAATACAGTTAATATTGCTATTGCCGGTAAATATACGCACTTAAAAGATGCATATAAGAGTATATGGGAAGCACTTACACACGGAGCTATAGCTAATGGAGTTAAGATCAATATAAAGTATGTGGATGTAGAAAAGGATAACCTCGCAGAGGTATTAAAGAATGTTAGCGGTATACTTGTTCCCGGTGGGTTTGGAGACAGAGGGATTGAGGGTAAACTTGAAGTAGTCCGGTATGCCCGGGAAAATAAGGTGCCGTATTTTGGCCTTTGCCTGGGAATGCAGTGTGCAGTTATAGAATTCGCAAGGAATGTCTGTAAATTAAAAAATGCTAATAGTACCGAGTTTAATATAAATACACCGTATCCTGTGATTGACATGATGGAAGAACAAAAAAAATTGTTTAATAAAGGCGGGACTATGCGGTTGGGGCAGTACCGATGTAAAATCCAGAAAGGCTCTCTAGCATTTAAGGCATACAAAAATGAATTGGTATATGAACGCCACAGGCATAGGTATGAATTCAATAATACATTTAAAAAACAGTTGATGGATAACGGATTGAATATTACGGGTGAGTATGAAGAAAAACATTTGGCTGAAATTATTGAGTTAAAAGATCATCCGTGGTTTGTGGGAGTACAGTTCCATCCGGAGTTCAAATCAAGGCCTACTAAACCTCAGCCGTTATTCAGGGATTTTATTAAAGCGTCAGTTTCTTTCGCTGGTAAATAA